One window from the genome of Rufibacter tibetensis encodes:
- a CDS encoding amidoligase family protein, with amino-acid sequence MSFKPLPVERNQEGKVRTVGFELEFANVGIGECLQIVQDLYGGRVEMENRFSAKVVDTRIGSFSVEIDLKLLTEKQYKTLFDKLNIDIQSVKIGQDTLENMIDDALESVIQKVIPYEIGCPPLPYHQLEELEALRQALFEHHAKGTEAFFTNAFGTHINTEIPDTEPATILRYIRAFLLLYPWLLEAGETDFARRNLTSFINPFPDEYSQLVLDPSYAPGLEQLIDDYHQYNPDRNRPLDMYPLFAYVREEQVNSYTNLGSVKARKTFHYRLPNSCVSDPDWTLAQEWNNWVVIEELAANPDRIREMSLEFLNMKENTLLGFERKWCKQTEQWLTQTNRSTQ; translated from the coding sequence ATGTCTTTCAAGCCACTACCAGTAGAGAGAAATCAGGAAGGAAAGGTGCGGACCGTGGGCTTTGAGCTTGAGTTTGCCAACGTAGGAATTGGAGAATGCCTTCAGATTGTGCAGGACTTATATGGCGGCCGGGTAGAAATGGAAAACAGGTTTTCGGCCAAGGTGGTAGATACCCGTATTGGTAGCTTCAGTGTTGAAATAGACCTGAAGCTGCTAACCGAAAAGCAATACAAAACCCTTTTTGATAAACTCAATATTGACATCCAGAGCGTTAAAATAGGCCAGGACACCTTGGAGAACATGATTGATGACGCGCTGGAATCTGTTATTCAAAAAGTAATCCCTTACGAGATTGGATGCCCTCCTCTTCCGTACCATCAGTTAGAGGAATTGGAGGCTTTGCGACAGGCTTTGTTCGAGCACCATGCCAAAGGAACGGAGGCGTTCTTTACCAATGCCTTCGGTACCCACATCAACACTGAAATTCCAGACACTGAACCAGCTACTATTCTGAGGTACATTAGGGCTTTCCTGCTGTTGTACCCGTGGCTTCTTGAGGCTGGTGAAACCGACTTTGCCCGCAGAAACCTTACCTCTTTCATCAATCCTTTTCCGGATGAGTACAGCCAGTTAGTGCTAGACCCTTCGTATGCACCTGGTTTGGAACAACTCATTGACGACTACCACCAGTATAACCCAGACCGCAACCGGCCTTTAGACATGTACCCCTTGTTTGCGTATGTAAGGGAAGAGCAGGTCAACAGCTACACCAATTTGGGCAGCGTGAAAGCCAGAAAAACCTTTCACTACCGTTTGCCTAATTCGTGTGTTTCTGATCCTGACTGGACCTTGGCCCAGGAATGGAACAACTGGGTGGTCATTGAGGAATTGGCTGCAAACCCAGACAGAATCAGAGAAATGAGCCTTGAGTTCCTGAACATGAAGGAAAACACCCTCCTTGGGTTTGAGAGAAAGTGGTGCAAACAAACAGAACAGTGGCTAACGCAAACCAACAGAAGTACTCAATAA
- the ligA gene encoding NAD-dependent DNA ligase LigA has protein sequence MPEQNLEARILELTKRLNYLNYQYYQNSVSEVSDYEFDQMLLELQKLEEQHPQFKSQNSPTQRVGGTITKNFPTVKHKYPMLSLGNTYSEDEVREFDTRVRKVTGDHVEYVCELKFDGVAMSLTYTNGALTAGVTRGDGTRGDDITPNVRTIRSIPLHLHGEDVPAEVEVRGEVFMPFSVFEELNKEREEIGEALMANPRNATSGTLKLQDSKEVARRRLSMFAYALLSTPTLFESHSESLEALQRWGLNVSPTWRKCSTIEEVLDFIHEWETIRFELPIATDGIVVKVNSYAQQEELGYTAKSPRWAMAYKYKAMEAVTDLLGIEYNVGRTGAVTPVALMKPVLLAGTTVKRASLHNANEIERLGLMIGDKVVVEKGGEIIPKVTAVKTELRPENAEAIVYPTICPACTTPLVRTEGEANHYCPNEKGCPPQVKGKLEHFISRKAMNIMSLGEGKIELLAEQGLVTSPDHLYDLTYDTLFGLKKTFVNEETGKSRVVTFQKTTVENILKALEKSKEAPFDRVLFALGIRFVGNTVAQKLAQHFRNIDALRAATEEELIAVPEIGGRIAASVREYFQDLANVHLVERLKAHGLQLDLGELAVVEPASDKLAGLTFVVSGVFTGYSREELQDTIVANGGKIVSSISKKLSYLVAGDKMGPSKLEKATSFGVKIVSEEEFNQMLA, from the coding sequence ATGCCAGAGCAGAACCTTGAAGCCCGCATTTTGGAGCTTACTAAACGCCTTAACTACCTTAACTACCAATATTACCAGAACAGCGTCTCAGAAGTATCTGATTATGAGTTCGACCAGATGCTACTGGAACTGCAGAAACTGGAAGAGCAGCACCCTCAATTCAAATCTCAAAATTCCCCTACCCAACGGGTAGGTGGTACCATCACCAAAAACTTTCCTACGGTAAAGCACAAGTACCCAATGTTGTCGTTGGGCAACACCTATTCTGAGGACGAGGTACGTGAGTTCGACACTAGGGTGCGCAAGGTGACCGGTGACCACGTGGAGTATGTCTGTGAACTGAAGTTTGACGGCGTGGCCATGAGCCTCACCTATACCAATGGAGCCTTAACCGCCGGCGTGACCCGCGGTGATGGAACCCGCGGTGATGACATCACGCCCAACGTCCGCACCATCCGCTCTATTCCCTTGCACCTGCACGGTGAAGACGTTCCGGCTGAGGTGGAAGTACGGGGCGAGGTTTTCATGCCTTTTTCCGTATTTGAGGAGTTAAACAAGGAGCGTGAGGAAATTGGGGAAGCCTTGATGGCCAACCCCCGCAACGCCACTTCCGGCACGCTTAAACTGCAAGACTCCAAAGAAGTGGCGCGTCGCCGACTGAGCATGTTCGCTTATGCCCTGCTCAGCACCCCTACCCTGTTTGAAAGCCATTCAGAAAGCCTGGAAGCGCTGCAACGCTGGGGCTTGAACGTCTCTCCCACCTGGCGCAAGTGCTCCACCATTGAAGAGGTCCTGGACTTTATTCATGAGTGGGAAACCATACGCTTTGAATTGCCCATCGCCACCGACGGCATTGTAGTAAAAGTCAATTCCTACGCGCAACAGGAAGAATTAGGCTATACCGCCAAAAGTCCGCGTTGGGCCATGGCGTATAAATACAAAGCCATGGAAGCCGTCACTGATTTGCTGGGCATTGAGTACAACGTGGGCCGCACCGGAGCTGTGACCCCTGTAGCCTTGATGAAACCTGTCCTCCTAGCGGGCACCACGGTGAAACGCGCTTCTCTGCACAACGCAAATGAAATTGAGCGCCTCGGGCTGATGATAGGTGACAAAGTGGTGGTAGAGAAAGGCGGTGAGATCATCCCGAAGGTGACGGCTGTTAAAACGGAACTTCGCCCGGAAAATGCTGAGGCCATTGTGTACCCAACTATTTGCCCGGCCTGTACCACGCCTTTGGTGCGTACCGAAGGGGAGGCGAACCACTATTGCCCAAACGAGAAAGGCTGTCCGCCCCAGGTGAAAGGCAAGTTGGAGCACTTCATCAGCCGGAAAGCTATGAACATCATGAGCTTGGGCGAAGGCAAAATAGAGCTATTGGCTGAACAAGGTCTGGTCACCAGCCCAGACCACCTATATGATCTCACATATGATACCCTCTTCGGGTTGAAAAAGACCTTTGTGAACGAGGAAACCGGCAAAAGCCGCGTTGTTACGTTCCAGAAAACTACAGTAGAGAACATCCTGAAAGCCCTGGAGAAATCAAAGGAAGCTCCTTTCGACCGGGTGCTGTTTGCGTTAGGCATTCGGTTTGTGGGCAATACGGTGGCTCAGAAACTGGCGCAACACTTCCGGAACATTGATGCCCTGCGGGCTGCCACAGAGGAAGAACTTATCGCCGTTCCTGAAATTGGTGGGCGTATTGCTGCTTCGGTACGTGAGTACTTCCAGGACCTGGCCAATGTACATTTAGTAGAACGGTTAAAGGCCCATGGTTTGCAGCTTGACTTAGGCGAGCTTGCCGTAGTGGAGCCTGCCTCAGACAAATTAGCTGGCTTAACTTTTGTGGTGTCGGGCGTTTTCACCGGATATTCCCGTGAGGAACTGCAGGACACCATTGTCGCCAACGGAGGTAAAATTGTTTCTTCTATTTCCAAAAAACTTTCATACTTGGTAGCTGGTGACAAGATGGGTCCCAGCAAGCTAGAGAAAGCTACCTCTTTTGGAGTGAAGATTGTAAGTGAAGAGGAATTTAACCAGATGCTCGCTTAA
- a CDS encoding gluconokinase, with the protein MSYIIMGVSGSGKSTVGELLAKRLKLHFIDADDHHLAPSIAKMASGIPLTDEDRAEWLRKLNHLLLQAEATGQEVVMACSALKEKYRQVLQQDLKNTLKIVFLHGDEALLKSRMGARTAHFMPETLLASQLQTLEKPSKALNLDIIHAPEELVQQIMQHYGSTDPSFLEENKN; encoded by the coding sequence ATGTCATACATCATCATGGGAGTATCAGGGAGCGGCAAAAGCACTGTAGGTGAACTTCTGGCGAAACGCCTCAAACTGCATTTCATAGATGCTGATGACCATCACCTGGCACCCAGCATCGCCAAGATGGCCAGTGGTATCCCGCTCACCGATGAGGATCGGGCAGAATGGCTTAGAAAATTAAATCACCTCTTACTGCAAGCCGAGGCTACCGGACAAGAAGTAGTCATGGCTTGCTCAGCCTTGAAAGAAAAGTACCGACAGGTTTTACAGCAGGATCTAAAAAACACCCTTAAAATAGTTTTCCTGCACGGAGACGAAGCCCTGCTCAAGAGCCGCATGGGTGCCCGCACCGCCCACTTCATGCCAGAAACGTTGCTAGCTTCTCAGCTGCAAACACTAGAAAAACCGTCAAAAGCTTTAAACTTAGACATCATCCATGCTCCAGAAGAACTAGTCCAACAAATCATGCAGCACTATGGATCGACAGATCCTTCTTTTTTGGAAGAGAATAAAAACTAG
- a CDS encoding DEAD/DEAH box helicase, which produces MSFSELGLSPAIVKAVAAQKYPHPTPVQQAAIPEILKGKDVLGIAQTGSGKTAAYALPLLDKMQTNRAFRNRYVKALVLVPTRELALQVGEVFLSFSAHIPISIKTLAVFGGVSINPQMMKLQGTDILVATPGRLLDLVESKAVHLSEVETLVLDEADKMLNQGFEEEMRQILALLPKRRQNLLFSATLDNKVNAIQETLLREPVTVEIKAEETNLDSLISEVAYLVDTERKGPFLRYLIKHHQMQQVLVFVSATQRADHLVTKLSNNGIKAVALHSGKSQGARTEALALFKKGKVAVLVATDLASRGIDVQYLPYVINYDLPRSSKDYIHRIGRTGRAESAGEAITLVTPEDAHHFKIIQKQTKRVIPTQETTDIDLKGF; this is translated from the coding sequence ATGTCCTTTTCAGAATTAGGCTTATCTCCTGCTATTGTCAAAGCCGTTGCTGCCCAAAAATACCCGCACCCGACCCCTGTGCAACAAGCCGCCATACCTGAGATTCTGAAGGGGAAAGATGTTTTGGGTATTGCGCAAACCGGTTCGGGAAAGACAGCTGCCTATGCCTTGCCGCTGCTGGACAAAATGCAGACCAACCGGGCATTCAGAAACAGGTATGTGAAAGCTTTAGTATTGGTACCCACGCGTGAATTGGCCTTGCAGGTAGGAGAGGTGTTCCTTTCATTCAGTGCGCATATACCCATCAGCATTAAAACATTAGCGGTGTTTGGCGGCGTTTCCATCAACCCGCAGATGATGAAATTGCAGGGAACCGATATTCTGGTAGCCACTCCCGGAAGACTCTTAGATTTAGTTGAGTCCAAAGCGGTTCATTTGTCTGAAGTAGAAACGTTGGTATTAGATGAGGCAGACAAGATGCTGAACCAGGGATTTGAGGAAGAGATGCGCCAGATTTTAGCTCTTTTACCAAAAAGACGCCAGAATCTCCTGTTCTCAGCTACCCTGGACAACAAAGTGAATGCAATACAGGAAACGTTGCTGCGCGAGCCGGTGACCGTAGAAATAAAAGCCGAGGAAACGAACCTGGACTCCCTTATTTCAGAAGTAGCCTACCTGGTTGACACTGAAAGAAAAGGACCATTCCTGCGCTACCTGATCAAGCACCACCAGATGCAGCAGGTGCTAGTGTTTGTTTCCGCCACTCAGCGCGCCGACCACCTGGTAACGAAATTAAGCAACAACGGAATCAAAGCCGTTGCCCTTCATAGCGGGAAAAGCCAGGGCGCCAGAACCGAAGCTTTGGCATTGTTCAAGAAAGGAAAAGTAGCCGTGCTGGTTGCCACAGATCTGGCCTCCAGGGGCATTGATGTGCAGTACCTGCCGTATGTCATCAACTACGATTTGCCACGCTCTTCCAAAGACTACATCCATCGGATTGGCCGCACGGGTAGGGCAGAGTCAGCGGGAGAAGCTATTACCCTGGTAACGCCAGAAGATGCTCACCACTTCAAAATAATCCAGAAACAAACCAAACGGGTGATTCCTACGCAAGAAACCACAGACATCGACCTAAAAGGTTTCTGA
- a CDS encoding 3-ketoacyl-ACP reductase, with protein sequence MESLKGKNALITGAGKGIGRAIAIALAQEGVNIALLSRTESDLQKVAAEVEAHGVETSIVTADVTDINSVNEAVEHAQHELGFIDILINNAGTAAFGKFLDLEPHQWEHIIKVNLLGPYYVTRAVLPAMISKKTGDIVNISSTAGQRGSAVTSAYSASKFGLIGLSESLMQEVRKHNIRVTTLTPSTVATDLAVELKLTDGNPEKVMQPEDFAEFVVSQLKLNRRIFLKEAGIWSTNP encoded by the coding sequence ATGGAATCTTTGAAAGGAAAAAACGCCCTGATCACAGGGGCAGGAAAAGGGATAGGGCGCGCCATAGCCATCGCTTTGGCCCAGGAAGGAGTAAACATTGCTTTATTATCCCGCACCGAGAGTGATTTACAGAAAGTGGCCGCAGAGGTAGAGGCTCACGGGGTAGAAACCTCCATTGTCACCGCCGATGTGACCGACATAAATAGCGTGAATGAAGCCGTAGAGCATGCTCAGCATGAGCTGGGGTTTATTGACATTCTGATCAATAATGCCGGAACCGCCGCCTTCGGAAAATTTCTGGACCTGGAACCCCATCAATGGGAGCACATCATCAAGGTAAACCTGCTGGGTCCTTACTACGTGACCCGCGCTGTTCTACCTGCCATGATCTCTAAAAAGACCGGTGACATTGTGAATATTTCTTCCACAGCCGGGCAACGGGGATCCGCCGTGACAAGTGCCTACAGCGCCTCAAAATTTGGGTTGATTGGTTTGTCAGAGTCTCTGATGCAAGAAGTCCGGAAGCACAACATCAGGGTCACAACCCTTACCCCAAGCACTGTCGCCACCGATTTAGCGGTAGAGTTAAAACTTACTGACGGTAACCCAGAAAAAGTCATGCAGCCTGAAGATTTTGCCGAGTTTGTGGTGAGCCAGCTAAAACTGAACCGCCGCATATTCCTGAAGGAAGCGGGTATCTGGTCCACCAACCCTTAA
- a CDS encoding alpha/beta fold hydrolase, with the protein MNALKRNNVTILGKGETPMLFAHGYGCDQNMWRFITPAFEEDYKIVLFDHVGFGKADTSVYTLERYSSLQSYAVDILEICEELNLKDVIFVGHSVSAMIGVLASILAPDYFSKLVLIGPSPRYINDENYEGGFTQEGIDSLLESLDSDYLSWSAAIAPVIMGNPQKAELSQELTQSFCRSNVEVAKDFARITFLSDNRADLPNVKTPALILQCTDDVIAPLPVGKYMHEHLPSSSFKVLNATGHCPNLSAPEETISAIKEFL; encoded by the coding sequence ATGAATGCACTCAAAAGAAACAACGTTACCATACTAGGAAAAGGAGAAACCCCCATGCTGTTTGCCCATGGGTATGGCTGTGACCAGAACATGTGGCGCTTTATCACCCCTGCTTTTGAAGAAGACTACAAGATTGTCTTGTTTGACCATGTGGGTTTCGGCAAAGCAGACACTTCAGTCTATACCTTAGAGCGGTATTCTTCACTTCAGTCTTACGCAGTTGACATCCTGGAAATCTGTGAGGAGCTGAATCTAAAGGACGTTATTTTTGTGGGGCACTCAGTTAGTGCTATGATTGGCGTATTGGCTTCTATCTTAGCGCCTGATTATTTTTCAAAGCTGGTTTTGATTGGCCCTTCTCCCCGGTATATCAACGATGAGAACTACGAGGGCGGCTTTACCCAGGAAGGCATAGACAGCCTGCTGGAGTCTTTGGACAGCGATTACTTAAGCTGGTCTGCAGCCATTGCGCCCGTTATTATGGGTAACCCACAAAAAGCTGAACTATCACAGGAGTTGACGCAAAGCTTTTGCAGAAGTAACGTAGAGGTAGCTAAAGATTTCGCCCGGATTACCTTCCTTTCTGACAATCGTGCGGACTTGCCTAACGTGAAAACCCCGGCCTTAATCCTGCAATGCACCGACGACGTTATTGCCCCTTTGCCGGTAGGGAAGTACATGCATGAGCACCTGCCTAGCAGCTCTTTTAAAGTATTAAATGCCACGGGCCATTGCCCTAACTTAAGCGCTCCTGAGGAGACTATCTCCGCCATTAAAGAATTTCTGTAA
- a CDS encoding DUF4920 domain-containing protein: MKKHLLPAAVALTLIVGSCTKNAETPQAIAQAPTEKVATYGDTITAEGAITAEKLPSLLASQDSAKAKVATNVLEVCQAKGCWMKVAVEGQEPMRVTFKNYGFFMPKDIVGKEVVFEGVALKDTISVEDQRHFAEDAGKSKEEIAAITKPKPSITFVASGVQVKEGEAKDN, encoded by the coding sequence ATGAAAAAGCACCTGCTCCCTGCCGCTGTGGCCCTTACCCTTATAGTAGGCAGCTGCACCAAAAACGCAGAAACCCCGCAAGCCATTGCGCAGGCTCCAACAGAAAAAGTAGCTACTTACGGAGATACCATTACCGCCGAGGGTGCAATCACTGCTGAGAAACTACCCTCGCTTCTGGCAAGCCAGGACTCTGCCAAGGCCAAAGTAGCTACCAATGTGCTTGAGGTTTGCCAGGCAAAAGGCTGCTGGATGAAGGTGGCTGTAGAGGGCCAGGAACCTATGCGCGTAACATTCAAGAACTATGGGTTCTTTATGCCCAAAGACATTGTAGGCAAAGAAGTGGTTTTTGAAGGAGTGGCACTTAAAGACACCATCTCAGTGGAAGATCAGCGTCACTTCGCTGAAGATGCAGGTAAGTCAAAAGAAGAGATTGCCGCCATCACCAAACCTAAGCCTTCTATTACGTTTGTCGCTTCGGGCGTTCAGGTAAAAGAGGGTGAGGCAAAAGACAACTAA